The genomic DNA tcattataataattggaaATTCACTTACATATAGCTAATCTTATGCAAGATTATGATGACTTTAGATAATATGAGCTCTATGACATTGTGTGAAGCAGcacatttattcaaatatcgcATATATCAGAATCCTTTAAGTTTGTTTAACATATatccaattatatatttactatatttcgttattttagTTATGTACATTCATATTCTAGTTTATGAGGTAagataattttactaatatgtgctaaatatatattatgtatatataaatatataaccaaATATTTTGCGAAGAGGATAATAATGGatgatatttctatatttaatagctAGAATATTGTGCTGTAGTATTAtaccaatattttaattaactttgccACATAAAAGATACTAAGGACAAGTTCATATTCTGATATCAGCATATATTCGAACATCTTTTAAGATTTGGTTCTGATTTTTGTAGATGATTTGTGAAAACTATATAACTAGTTATTAGATTTTACATTTGTGAAAGAagcttgtaaattaattttttttctaataagtgtaaaatttttctatgatctatatacgataattttaatatttaataattaaccttttaagaaatttaatcatttctaGAACTTTCATACAcacaaatattgtacaatataaattgtatttatgcTACActtcattcattttttaaaagatgtcAAGTAGACACTTTTTAACAAATGAATTAAGCATACCATATAGGCACTGCCTAAATGATAATtagaagatttttaataacacgCGATATAActagaaaatttattggatGTTAATGAAATAGttgtatataaactttttgatttgtcattatttgatttgtcatatttttatcttatttttatcttatataattctacgagaaattgaagattgaaatacgaatcttataaatataaataagaaaagaaatattttagataaaatttggtAGATTTTACCAAACCATATATAAAGTGATGTaacttattcaatttttttaaagattgcagtttatttctaattttcattaaacaatCACAGAATGTTTCTTatcaaaatctattaattataatctctctctctgttgtattttattctaataattacaaatatcacTTGTGGAAAGATCGTTATATGAAATCGACCAAGTTTTATCTGCAATATCTCTCACTTAAAATCAACAatgcatacataaataatctttagaattatttgtaaaactttttaaagtaTCAAgcattttacgaaaattaacTGTATCACTAGTGATAGATTCGAGTACCTCTTGAGATCTAGTTGCCTTACTGCAGTTATGTGAATTGATAACCACTTTTtggtatctattttatatataattcttatacacAGGAGAAGGATGGGTTTAGATCTATAGAAATATTGACGATCGATATATAATAGTGGCAACTCGGAAAATGTGAGTAATTCATACAGAATCTTTATGGTGCctgttttttatacattgtttttGTATGTAAGTTTTAAAATCTAATCTTTTTGCACATATATTATGTGGCTTTCTGAAATAAGGAGTTcactaaaatttacatattcaaCAATGAAGCAGGCAGAGGAAAGTGTGGGGTATGACTACTAATTACTAAAGATACGTCACATGTTAGAGATTATTAGCCTAATTTGTAAAGCAATTGAaacaaatctaaattttatattaagataaaattgttaaaattttgcaaaagtgTGTAAGATTATCATCtagatattattgatatatatatacattactttTATAGCTTGGagtgtttaaaaatatcatttttacataGCTCTCAACTGCCCCAaactatatgaaaatataaacaatttcagatgaaaaatttttatgtcaaagtgaaatatcattttttcgatttgcattttaaatcgTGGTTTGACATACATTATAGAAAAACATCATCatgtgtattaattattttttattgatattacacacatgcagctttgcagaaattaaattatttaacgacTTTGGAATGTGCAGTCAAAAATGCGGTGATTTAAAGACAcagaatatgtacatatatacaaatatcttttttttttgtagataaaaatttatttttaattcataaggatttttattaagttatgtTATTTcgttacacattttttatatatacataatatttcatagCATTATTAGACATAAGTTTAGTTATAAACTTTGTTCACTGTAATTATCATTAGTTTTACAGTaagcaatgaaaaaattatgtgccTCGTATTTTGTAGTGTCCACTAATTAATACATGAGAATACTATAGCTAgatgaagatttttttaaagaattaatttatttaatgcatatatatttgcagtGGCAGCTTCTTACATatcactttattaaataattatatgcaatccTTAGAAGTATTCTCAAAATCTGCATTATACGCGCATATgtgaaaattactttaaaaaataaatattaaaaatatacatctttatactttatacCCTCTTTCATCATCACATTTTGGTATTTATGCTTTACAAAAAATAGTTAACTATATATTTCccttttgtatatttcttagataaagagagaatagccttaaaaattttaataaatccaaATATAAgctataaatatgataatatcaaaaagaaataaacacaataatacaataagcaaatatatattacatgataaTTCAACATTATGTATAGGAAAAGTATCATAATATCTCCAAACTGGAATCTGTATTCAATGATTCTATAGCAGTGCCTGGACCAGAATTAGAATTTTGATCTTTAGTTTCATGAGCAAGAACTATAGTTTTTGCTAATTCATATAAGTTTGATGTATTTCTTCGGATTTCTGTCtccaaattatatttcttctcttctctttctttcaattgCTTAGTTGCTTCTGGTGTTGCTGGCTTTATAAGACCTGCACTTATTGTATACAAAACACTGCTGCTATCCTcagatttaaatacaaatgtcAATCTGTtggattaaatttgttattaatgtaaatgtgGATGAAAATACATTATAGGGAAATATTGAgggaatatataaatgtaaaaataaaatcctgAAAAATCCCACCGTTCATTTTGTAATGCCTGTTGCATcttctcaattttatcaatagagATGCTGTATTTGGTTGGCCAAGGTATATAGATTTCTATTGAAGAATGTTCCCTTTTTTTGACCTCGAGATAGAAGAGTTCAAGTTCCtccttatacttatatttGACATCCCAGAATCGTTTCACTGTGAATCATGGTAGCAATAAgttgtatgtaaattataacttaattatatactttctctctctctctctctctctctctctctctctctctgtattgTCAAAATTGTATACAATACCTTCACACAATTCAATGTAGACGTAAAAGGCAGTACTTGTTTTCACAGGATCGGTACAACCGAATTTGCACAAGTGATAATACTGTAAACAtgagaaaataagaatagaagaatatttaacatttttacaaaaatcttgGAAtacatacatcttttttttttggttatttaaattacttacaCTAGGATGACATATgtcatacattttttcataaacatgAAATTTTGTCTCCTATCCTTCtacaaaatcaatatattattcaccGCGCATCGTGGCTTGaaagaatacaaaatataaaaacagtaGAATACATTTCCAAATCATCTGCAATGTTCTTCCACAAGATTTTGAGATTCGACTCCATCTAGCgtttaaagtatatatgcTAAAAAACATTATCCGAAGAGTACGATTACTTACCTTTCGAGTTGAAACGCAATTTTCTAGAATTATGTAAAGATGTCATTGCATAGAAGATAGAAGACAgctcaaataaaaagaaaaaaaaagaaataagacaGAACAGCTGTAatgtatagtaatatttttttaaatgttatatttaaaaaatcagtcTTATTGTATTTGTGTTActcttttgatttattataagtttCATAGGCCATTTATTATAGGTCATAgccaaaagaatattttaataatattttgactttttaacactatatattattgaaaaaattattacatttcattttattgtgttcaatatccgatatatataaatatatatgtacgtaataaaattcgaagaaagagaaaaatgcattatgtaTCATCATATCATCACCGGCCGGTCCGGTCATGCGGGACTCGCTAAAAAATTTCCTGCAAAGCTCTCCCAAACTAATAAAGCTTTTGGCTTTGACATTCTGTATTTACatagtttttaattcaaagatatcggaaatataaaagaaaggtaatataaatatatatatatgtgtgtgtgtgtgtgtgtgtataaacttcaaaaattgtagttttaaaaattattttgttttttcttctcatttatagtataataaaaataattatctaaaaattaattgttctcACAACTCATCTCTCATTTTCACAATTAATTACTGTACAacttataaacatatataaaaaaaattcatatatatcaatatatataaaatgtatatatatatattttttattacttttatatattacatattacaaaaataagatataaataagaacCATTCCAgtcagataataatttatttctgtatgcttaattacgatataattatcaacactttttattgatgaacatatatcaaaaaatttttttctataatatattagtttgcatgaattatgatataatacataaagcattgttgcaaaaatttgGTTTAGAGGATGCTAAACAGTAtactgtatattaaaaatgtgatgGCAAAGAAACGCAGGCTTAGAAATTACATAtcttaaaatagttaaaattaagTACAAAAGATTTGctccattaattttaaatttattttcccgatttatattttacaatagataagcgtattcaaatatatgtatcaagtATTtcctgtttattattttttctttaagttaAGTTTTGTGCGAATATacttatgcaatatatatctataaaaaatatattttatacatggatataaatacataagatgcatttatatatatataaaatatattttaaatcaaattcttatatataattcagttTAAACATAAGAAAGAATACCAATACCACGCTTAAAGTTGCAAGAATTATCATTGCAAATCATccacttaaatataaaaatgcacataACTTAATAAACTTATTGAAGgagatatgaattaaataaatatcactgatgaatttgacaaataaattttgatgaattttgataaataaacatttataacgGATCCGcacaatatttctatattaaaagcatattatatcatataataataattgaatataacaaaacaataatcagaagagagaacgaaaaatcaaaaaaatatttgtcgtcatatttataaaaattgttaatatcgtTCGCGTAGATTCTCGCTTTAgacgttgcaaaaaaaattgccaaagGTATTGCTGGTTTCTTTTAGAAACTTCTTGAAGCTTCTTTCTCAGTCTTGCGCATACGAATAATCACGTAGACGATGATGACGAATTACAGTTGCGCGGATCCTCGCCAGGCAGAGTCGAAGCCACACGCCGTATCCGAATCCGAGTCGTTCTGCTGGATGTTGTTGGACGCGCTGATGGAACTGACGGATGTCGTGGACGTCGGTCGACGCTGGATAGCCCGGTTCGGTCGGCTGACCTTGCCCTGCAGTAACGGGGTGGTCGGCTGACTGATGGCCTGCTGCCGCTCCTGCGACGAGCCAAAGTCTTGCGGTCGCCTGCTCTTGCGTTTTTTGATAGGTGCATATTTTGGTGGTGGCATCAGCTTGTGGTCCAActtgatatgcaaaaaatgaataagatatttgcactaataatatgtatatgtaatctaAATGctattaatctataaatatcgCGACCTGTTGCATTCGCCTTtcgcaaaaaagagaaaacataatattttttatcgatattttttttatatcgcaaatatattaatcagattttgtcatttaattatgaatgttTGTGTGTGATTCATCTtgtacaaaatgttttattgttaatcaaataaaacttctctacaaagaaattatatattacttcaaTGTAACGCGAGACATGTTGAAGAATCCGAGAAAATGATACCTGAACGTTATCCGCGGATCCCCACGACTTGTGAATCTTCTCGTTGTTGCTGTTAGTCGTACTGCTGGTTGCCACACCCAGGAACTGACTGAAGGCTTCCGTCGTACGTTTCACGCGAACGTTCAACGAGCCAATTCGTAGGAAACCAAGATCTTTCTCTGTATATTCAATCAATCGTTCTATTATGGCACTTAAGGGGTTCTCTCGTTACTCTTCACCTTAGTAAATGTAACTTTGCGGAAGAATATAGCCGATTGTGTGTGATAGGGAGGCGTATCTctgatcatttttattttgttacgtTAATTCTACTAttgaaatatgagaaaataaggcgctctctttttaaaaattatagaagttaatattatgcaattatataagcaGAATTATTCTAGTTAGAAGCTTGACGAAAAGGGGAAAGATTAAAACTGCTATGTTATGATGTTAACGTAATCTATTTAGCTTGTTTCATGCGCCAAGTTAGTCTCTACTAAAACGCTCGGACAccaaaagaattatttcttacCTGCATGCTTTTTCCTTgcttttatttctgaaataaaatagaaaatcattTCAAACTGAGTCTCGTACATAGCGAGAAATTGAGAGAAGTGAATGTAACAATATCACAAGTtagaataaaatggaaaaaactACTTTTTTAGTATACTTATATAGTATAGATTTTGTATTagaagttatattaattatgcctAATATATTTGGTAAATTTTAAGGACAagcgattaaatataatttttgttaataaaactgcaattaaaaattaattgctataACAGGGatgttatttgtataattaataaaataatataaaattcgcgttattttaatatgttattataatatgttaagaATATaggaaaatagagaaaaagtttctcccacacaagaaaaatatgtacgattaaataaattaatataaaaaatggggAGCCTCTACTTTCCCTTTCGAGAATTATACATcctgtcattattattaagtgtAATAATTATCTAGGGTGCGAATGAAACTGAGTGATGCTGAGAATCAACCGGAGTGAGACACACATGTGTTTCTCATGCTTTGAGTGTACATGCTTTATTTACGTACAACAACGCATCACACaagaaaacaataacaaataatagtaGCAATGTGCGATGTGAAAACAAAACatcttatataagaaataaataagaagagGTTCcgaaataatcttattatcaCTCTTAACTGAAAATACatcatcattttcttttttttttttgtcatttgcTACATGAAAAGTATAAGTTTGAAGATTCATTTTGCTTCACACACATTGCCAGAATTACACGCGACATTATTTCTCTACGATGCCAGAAATCTAATGTACCACTGCCACTTTGACGATTCGCGTTTTATAATCATAACAAAACGTGTAATTAAAACATCgatgagaaagaagaaacaaaatacaaaaattttgtacgatacacacagaaaaaaataataaaatttactttcgattaatattcagttatatattaaataatgcttaAAGGGATTTTGCATTGAAAAAGATTGATTGGTAATAGTTGCCAAATGCATTACAttgtagattttaattaaatatttgataaccattatcatatttaatttgataatattaaatatagttcatactaaatatttaatcagttAATTAatcagttaaatatttaattagttcaattataaacaaattttgtttataattaaatcaactaaataatataataacaattattaaatatttaatatctgatTCGATGACTGTAGTCAAATATAGGATAAGTATTACTAAATCATTCAATTCaactttaacaaatatatattaattattactagaAGCAACttatttcagttttatataataaagtataaaaaaatgaatattcaaatattgtatgaatataacaaaacaatattttacaagtgatttaaaaaactattgtTTCCAGAGAAAATTATCTCTAAATAATCTCTAATTTGATAACAGTTACCAAATATCTGCTAAtacttgttaaatatttttagctatTAAAATTTGGTAACAGTTACGAAAGTTTAATTGGataaagcaaatttttaatcaaatcaattaaatttaagttctCTGAATTCGTtcgattaaatcttttaataactGCTGTTACAacgtttaatgtttttaacacTATTTATCCAAATCATTTAGTAGCTATTATCAAATCTTTCTTCAAtctaaaagaggaaaaaaatgtatttttacaagACACacaatatagttatattattcttagagTAAGTACGTCAAAGCTAAACATTTTGACACTTTTGACACATTTCGGACATATTTAGCACAAGAAAATAATGGACGAAGATTCCTATTACTTGTGAAATGTCAGAAATAAAACAGATTCGTACTCGAAgctgctttttaattttgccgaACAATATCCTCGAACGAATCTCTAAGAGCACAGCTCGCGCAGGAAGGCCCGTGAAACTTCAAGATACTCACGTCAGAGAGATGTGCAGAAAAGTGACAGTCATACGTTACTCTAAGAGGTGCGCCTACGTACTTTAATCTGACGGCACAAGCGCTTTACTACTTTAGCAGAGGTGCGCTTCTGAACTTGCCTGAGCGTAGCGGCAGCAGTAATCCCTACAACAGAAGAATACTTCCAGAAGCCCGAAGTACTCACCTGGAAGAGCCCGTTAACACCATTCCGGCAATTCAAATATATCGCGTCATATTTCCCGATCTC from Cataglyphis hispanica isolate Lineage 1 chromosome 21, ULB_Chis1_1.0, whole genome shotgun sequence includes the following:
- the LOC126857466 gene encoding tRNA-splicing endonuclease subunit Sen15-like, which gives rise to MYDICHPSYYHLCKFGCTDPVKTSTAFYVYIELCEVKRFWDVKYKYKEELELFYLEVKKREHSSIEIYIPWPTKYSISIDKIEKMQQALQNERLTFVFKSEDSSSVLYTISAGLIKPATPEATKQLKEREEKKYNLETEIRRNTSNLYELAKTIVLAHETKDQNSNSGPGTAIESLNTDSSLEIL